A portion of the Actomonas aquatica genome contains these proteins:
- a CDS encoding phosphoribosylanthranilate isomerase → MIDGVRLKVCGLTTLVDAEYADRAGADCLGFILYPKSPRYVSLRQFCDMAPRLPEGRKRVAVMVEPEASALADVLAAGFDRVQIHFRLEVGAEQVAAWSTQVGRERLWFAPKLPPEVDVPGWILSAADTILMDTFHRGGFGGSGQVGDWSKFQRHQAAHPQHTWVLAGGLNPANIGEAICSAGARFVDANSGIETAPGIKDHAKLRAFILAIHRAREAALKAT, encoded by the coding sequence ATGATTGATGGGGTGAGGCTCAAGGTCTGTGGTCTGACCACGCTGGTGGACGCGGAATACGCGGACCGGGCGGGGGCCGATTGCTTGGGTTTTATCCTGTATCCCAAGTCCCCGCGTTACGTTTCTTTGCGGCAGTTTTGCGATATGGCTCCGCGGCTCCCGGAGGGGCGGAAGCGCGTGGCGGTGATGGTCGAGCCGGAGGCGTCTGCTTTGGCCGATGTCTTGGCGGCGGGCTTTGATCGGGTGCAGATTCACTTTCGGCTGGAGGTCGGAGCGGAGCAGGTGGCGGCGTGGTCGACGCAGGTTGGCCGGGAACGTCTCTGGTTCGCGCCGAAGCTGCCGCCGGAAGTGGATGTGCCCGGGTGGATCCTGAGCGCTGCCGATACGATCCTGATGGACACCTTCCACCGGGGTGGCTTCGGCGGCTCCGGTCAGGTCGGCGATTGGTCGAAGTTTCAGCGCCATCAGGCGGCGCATCCGCAGCACACGTGGGTGTTGGCCGGGGGGCTGAATCCGGCGAACATTGGCGAAGCGATCTGTTCGGCGGGAGCGCGCTTTGTGGATGCCAACAGCGGCATCGAAACCGCGCCGGGCATCAAGGACCACGCGAAGCTGCGCGCCTTCATTTTGGCGATTCATCGGGCGCGTGAAGCGGCGCTGAAGGCGACCTAA
- a CDS encoding autotransporter-associated beta strand repeat-containing protein, producing the protein MNANRTVGSIVFTAGSNAITFADANRLVTIDAVNEPDALGILNERSWTTHTFNADLRIGSDQTWRTTQAGGALTFTYGVDLQSNTLTLDPQNSSGSITFTGANGVITGTGGLIKEGAGTVYITGGSHTYTGDTVVNAGTFQINASNVLSDSTDLSIDSGATFQFDWGSFTETVGALSGDGNLSLRSSTFITDTSSDTEFSGTITDNYAAFRKAGTGDLTLSGDNTYSGLTYIDGGTLIAASDDALGAATYGNVIANGATLALQGDINLDESNFSLSGTGDGGTGAIRNISGDNTLTASLSFTGNTTIASEAGSLTLTNQLALSNALTLEGAGDITASGQITGSSALTKNGSGTLTLSGSGGNSFSGGFNLNDGGVILNKTDGTSALGQGSINIGDGSGAAGSASVTYQSGNQIVDYASTITINSDGLLDLNGNTESLNIIAGSGQIDLGSGHLTLGVNSGSSTFSGTIAGSGNLTKSGSGTVTLDGSGSNSFTGTTTVAGGTLALDMAGGNALNGDITIGDGSGTDTLRLDSANQIADSSAITLAAGGVLNLNNNNETVGSIASASSSSSISFGSGSFTTGTAGTTFAGAISGTGDFTLTGSDSLTLSGNNSFSGDLTVSSGTTLIAASDNALGSGGGTTTIQSGATLELTGGIDIDSETGITLAGTGTSGQGAVVSSSGDNILDSVFSLTGDTTFSATADSLTVGTQGTSPLFDLNGYDVTFNADGGDIIFEADFTDAGDVYKTGSGTLSLNHSEAYPAIISPDTDFYLQDGTTILNTYNNEDTGVLGDVTVGDGIGAAGSAVFQQGHTESGNGYLFNNLISDSSNITINSDGYWDLQGYKEIVNDVTMNGGTIVAMNGTGSGDRLDIIGTLTASGGTTATIEGRLGMNNDSAKSIVVDSGATLDINAVLSNGGFNKTGDGTLELSGANSFTGTALISDGIVRVDNNSGLGATAGGTQVLSGGQLQLDGVTIGAESLQIAGSGQNNDGSGALRALAGTSNTWGGSVLMTANARIVTATGADLTIDGNITGSGTTLDVESIGDTTFNGNNTFNTLNKTGAGTLTVTGINTYATTNVNGGTYALGASNILTNTMDVNLGASGTFNVGSYTEVIDDLNGSGTLTIASGGDLTIDQIGNSGAFTGTLNVDGILTLNGGTIGAADGSASTGTIELTAGNTLNIVDNFDFGGTLLLADNTTLNLVNDGTTFDVGTLRVTGDSVIDFAGTDIATLNIGTLEIDLGGTIYATSWSSFYDLWTATNFTGATLDERNGTTAQITFDGFTAADTIWLTYDYGANEITVPEPSTYGFLLMSGLGGLYALRRRRKQLKSKAEV; encoded by the coding sequence ATGAATGCCAACCGCACGGTCGGCTCCATCGTGTTCACCGCCGGCTCCAATGCCATCACCTTCGCCGACGCCAATCGTCTCGTGACCATCGACGCCGTCAACGAACCCGACGCTCTCGGTATCCTGAACGAGCGTTCGTGGACGACACACACCTTCAACGCCGACCTCCGCATCGGCAGCGACCAGACCTGGCGCACCACCCAGGCTGGTGGCGCTTTGACCTTCACCTACGGCGTCGATCTGCAGAGCAACACCCTCACCCTTGATCCGCAAAATTCCAGCGGGTCGATCACCTTCACCGGCGCCAACGGCGTCATCACCGGCACCGGCGGCCTGATCAAAGAGGGCGCAGGCACCGTCTATATCACCGGCGGTTCTCACACCTACACGGGGGACACCGTCGTCAACGCGGGCACCTTCCAGATCAACGCCTCCAACGTGCTCTCCGACAGCACCGACCTTTCCATCGACTCCGGCGCGACGTTCCAGTTCGACTGGGGCAGCTTTACCGAAACCGTCGGCGCGCTCTCCGGCGACGGCAACCTTTCCCTCCGCAGCAGCACGTTCATCACCGACACCTCCAGCGATACCGAGTTTTCCGGCACGATTACTGACAACTACGCCGCGTTCCGCAAAGCTGGCACCGGCGACCTTACCCTCTCCGGCGACAACACCTATAGCGGCCTGACCTACATCGACGGCGGCACGCTCATCGCCGCCAGCGACGACGCCCTCGGCGCGGCCACCTACGGCAATGTCATCGCCAACGGCGCCACCCTCGCCCTCCAGGGCGACATCAACCTCGACGAGTCCAACTTTTCCCTCTCCGGCACCGGCGACGGCGGCACCGGCGCGATCCGCAATATCTCTGGTGACAATACCCTCACCGCCTCCCTCAGCTTCACCGGCAACACGACCATCGCTTCCGAAGCCGGCAGCCTCACCCTCACCAATCAGCTCGCCCTCTCCAACGCCCTCACCCTTGAGGGCGCCGGCGACATCACCGCCTCCGGCCAGATCACCGGCAGCAGCGCCCTCACCAAAAACGGATCCGGCACCCTCACCCTCTCGGGCTCCGGCGGCAATTCCTTCTCCGGCGGTTTTAACCTCAACGACGGTGGAGTCATTCTCAACAAAACCGACGGCACCAGCGCTCTCGGCCAGGGCTCCATCAACATCGGCGACGGCTCCGGTGCAGCCGGCTCCGCCTCCGTGACCTACCAGTCTGGCAACCAGATCGTCGACTACGCCTCGACCATCACCATCAACTCCGACGGCCTGCTCGACCTCAACGGCAACACCGAATCCCTCAACATCATCGCAGGCTCCGGCCAGATCGACCTCGGCTCGGGCCACCTCACCCTCGGCGTCAACTCCGGCAGCTCCACCTTCTCCGGCACCATCGCCGGGTCCGGCAACCTCACCAAATCCGGCAGCGGCACCGTCACGCTCGACGGCTCCGGCAGCAACTCCTTCACCGGCACCACCACGGTCGCCGGCGGCACCCTCGCCCTCGACATGGCCGGCGGCAACGCCCTCAACGGCGACATCACCATCGGCGACGGCTCCGGCACCGACACCCTTCGCCTCGACAGCGCCAACCAGATCGCCGACTCCAGCGCCATCACCCTCGCGGCCGGCGGCGTGCTCAATCTTAACAACAACAACGAGACCGTCGGTTCGATCGCCAGCGCCAGCAGCTCCTCCTCCATCAGCTTCGGCAGCGGCAGCTTCACCACCGGCACCGCCGGCACCACCTTCGCCGGCGCCATCTCCGGCACGGGCGACTTCACCCTCACGGGTAGCGACTCCCTCACCCTCTCCGGCAACAACAGCTTCTCCGGCGACCTCACCGTGAGCTCCGGCACCACCCTCATCGCCGCCTCCGACAACGCCCTCGGCTCCGGCGGCGGCACCACCACCATCCAGTCCGGCGCCACCCTCGAGCTCACCGGCGGCATCGATATCGACTCCGAGACCGGCATCACTCTCGCCGGCACCGGCACCTCCGGCCAAGGCGCCGTGGTCAGCTCCTCCGGCGACAACATCCTCGATTCGGTCTTCTCCCTCACCGGCGACACGACCTTCTCCGCCACCGCCGATTCCCTCACCGTCGGCACCCAAGGCACCTCGCCGCTCTTCGACCTCAACGGCTACGACGTCACCTTCAACGCCGACGGCGGCGACATCATCTTCGAGGCCGACTTCACCGACGCTGGCGATGTCTACAAAACCGGCTCCGGCACCCTCTCTCTCAATCACTCCGAGGCCTACCCCGCCATCATCTCGCCCGACACCGACTTTTACCTGCAGGACGGCACCACCATCCTCAACACCTACAACAACGAAGACACCGGCGTTCTCGGCGACGTCACGGTGGGTGACGGTATCGGCGCCGCCGGCTCCGCCGTCTTCCAGCAGGGCCACACCGAGAGCGGCAACGGTTACCTCTTCAACAACCTCATCTCCGACTCCTCCAACATTACCATCAACTCCGATGGTTACTGGGACCTCCAGGGCTACAAGGAGATCGTCAACGACGTCACCATGAACGGCGGCACCATCGTGGCCATGAACGGCACCGGCTCCGGCGACCGCCTCGACATCATCGGCACCCTCACCGCCTCCGGTGGCACCACCGCCACCATCGAGGGCCGCCTCGGCATGAACAATGACAGCGCCAAGTCCATCGTCGTCGACTCCGGTGCCACCCTCGACATCAACGCCGTGCTCTCCAACGGCGGCTTCAACAAAACCGGCGACGGCACCCTCGAACTCTCCGGCGCCAACTCTTTCACCGGCACCGCCCTCATCTCCGACGGCATCGTGCGCGTCGACAACAACTCCGGTCTCGGTGCCACCGCCGGCGGCACCCAGGTCCTTTCCGGCGGCCAACTCCAACTCGACGGCGTCACCATCGGCGCCGAGTCCCTCCAGATCGCCGGCTCCGGCCAAAACAACGACGGCTCCGGTGCCCTCCGCGCCCTCGCCGGCACCTCCAACACCTGGGGCGGCAGCGTGCTCATGACCGCCAATGCCCGCATCGTCACCGCGACCGGCGCCGACCTCACCATCGATGGCAACATCACCGGCTCCGGCACCACCCTCGACGTCGAGTCCATCGGCGACACCACCTTCAACGGTAACAACACCTTCAATACGCTCAACAAAACCGGCGCCGGCACCCTCACCGTCACCGGCATCAACACCTACGCCACCACCAACGTGAACGGTGGCACCTACGCCCTCGGCGCCTCCAACATCCTCACCAATACCATGGATGTGAACCTCGGCGCGTCCGGCACCTTCAACGTCGGCTCCTACACCGAGGTCATCGACGACCTCAACGGCAGCGGCACCCTCACTATCGCCTCCGGCGGCGACCTCACCATCGACCAGATCGGCAACAGTGGCGCCTTCACCGGCACCCTCAACGTCGACGGCATCCTCACCCTCAACGGCGGCACCATCGGCGCGGCGGACGGCTCCGCCTCCACCGGCACGATCGAACTCACCGCCGGCAACACCCTCAACATCGTCGATAACTTCGACTTCGGCGGCACCCTCCTCCTCGCCGACAATACCACGCTCAACCTCGTCAACGATGGCACCACCTTCGACGTCGGCACCCTCCGCGTCACGGGTGACAGCGTGATCGATTTCGCCGGCACCGACATCGCCACCCTCAACATCGGCACGCTCGAGATCGACCTCGGCGGCACCATCTACGCCACCAGTTGGAGTAGCTTCTACGACCTCTGGACCGCGACCAACTTCACCGGCGCGACCCTCGACGAACGCAACGGCACGACCGCGCAGATCACCTTCGATGGTTTCACGGCGGCCGACACCATCTGGCTCACCTACGACTACGGCGCCAACGAGATCACCGTCCCCGAGCCCAGCACCTATGGCTTCTTGCTCATGAGCGGTCTCGGCGGGCTCTACGCCCTGCGCCGCCGCCGGAAGCAGTTGAAGTCAAAAGCTGAAGTTTAA
- a CDS encoding ABC transporter permease — protein MKQSRIPLLTGLLVLVFFYLPIGMLIVQSFNAAKFGGQWNGFSFRWYEELWARTDIHQAAWNTLLIALLSTLLSVVLGALAAWCIHHFKTRTQRVHYGLIYAPLVVPDILMGLSLLFLFVNVGAQLSLTTIVLAHTTFCLSYVTLVMLGRLQDFDPAMIEAAQDLGAGWGTIIRRILLPLLGPGLAAGALLAFTLSIDDFVITFLVSGPGNTTLPVKIFSMMRRSSPQVINALSVIFMTVTFVIVLLSQRFTRSQT, from the coding sequence GTGAAGCAGAGCCGCATCCCGCTGCTCACCGGCCTGCTGGTGCTGGTGTTCTTCTACCTGCCCATCGGCATGTTGATCGTGCAGTCCTTCAACGCCGCCAAGTTCGGCGGCCAGTGGAACGGCTTCTCCTTCCGCTGGTATGAAGAGCTCTGGGCCCGCACCGACATCCATCAGGCAGCCTGGAACACGCTCCTGATCGCCCTGCTCTCGACGCTGCTGTCCGTCGTGCTCGGCGCCCTCGCCGCCTGGTGTATCCACCACTTCAAGACGCGCACGCAGCGCGTCCACTACGGCCTCATCTACGCGCCGTTGGTGGTGCCCGACATCCTCATGGGCCTCAGCCTGCTGTTCCTTTTCGTGAACGTCGGCGCGCAGCTCAGCCTCACCACCATCGTGCTCGCCCACACCACCTTTTGCCTGAGTTACGTCACGCTGGTGATGCTCGGCCGTCTGCAGGATTTTGACCCGGCCATGATCGAGGCCGCCCAGGATCTCGGTGCGGGTTGGGGCACGATCATCCGTCGCATCCTGTTGCCGCTGCTGGGCCCGGGTCTTGCTGCAGGCGCCCTGCTCGCGTTCACCCTCAGCATCGACGACTTTGTGATTACCTTCCTCGTGTCCGGTCCCGGCAATACCACCCTGCCGGTGAAGATCTTCAGCATGATGCGCCGCAGTTCGCCGCAGGTCATCAATGCCTTGAGTGTCATCTTCATGACCGTGACCTTTGTCATCGTTCTCCTCAGCCAACGTTTCACCCGATCCCAAACATGA
- a CDS encoding MFS transporter — MSNPSASVPAAEDAAAKLKMSEKVGYAFGDFASCLYFGIFMNFLTYYYTDVMVIGALAASAMIASVRTWDWINDAIMGVIADRTKSKMGRFRPWLIWMIPPYMIIGVLTFTAFDLSDSGRLVYAYITYTAITMVYTAINVPYSALMGVMTAKSEERTVLSSFRFVGAFAGTAVVSGTMLLLVKVLGGGNERLGFTLAVSVYAVIAAISFFITFKTSKERIKPPPAQKSNVWADLKGLAKNGPWVMMIIISVLTIIWIAVRGGVTIHYFKYVSGHTEWGGYFHLTSNIVQLVGVLFTKQIAEFLGGKRRAFIIINFASAIFIALFYFVPADNLPLLIGHQIISCAVSAPLMPLFWSMIADTADWGAWKLGQRSTGLLFSAGTLSQKIGWSLGPALSLVLLNSFGFIANQDQSPETIEGLRLIMSWIPAGFAVLAGVAVFFYKITPEVEKEMEAAIAANRSDEAAAS, encoded by the coding sequence ATGAGTAATCCCTCCGCGTCTGTCCCTGCTGCCGAAGACGCCGCCGCGAAACTGAAGATGTCCGAGAAAGTCGGATACGCCTTTGGTGACTTCGCGTCGTGCCTCTACTTCGGCATCTTCATGAACTTCCTGACCTACTATTACACGGATGTGATGGTGATCGGGGCACTGGCTGCCAGCGCGATGATCGCGTCGGTGCGGACGTGGGACTGGATCAACGACGCCATCATGGGCGTGATCGCGGATCGCACGAAGTCGAAGATGGGCCGTTTCCGGCCGTGGCTGATTTGGATGATCCCGCCCTACATGATCATCGGTGTGCTCACCTTTACGGCGTTTGATCTCAGTGATTCCGGTCGGTTGGTTTACGCCTACATCACGTATACCGCGATCACGATGGTCTACACTGCGATCAACGTGCCGTATTCCGCACTGATGGGCGTGATGACGGCGAAGTCGGAGGAGCGCACGGTGTTGTCGTCTTTCCGGTTTGTCGGCGCGTTTGCCGGCACTGCGGTGGTGAGCGGCACGATGTTGCTGCTGGTGAAAGTTCTGGGCGGCGGCAACGAGCGTCTGGGCTTCACGTTGGCGGTGAGTGTTTACGCAGTCATCGCAGCCATTTCGTTCTTCATCACATTCAAGACGTCGAAGGAGCGCATCAAGCCGCCGCCCGCGCAAAAGAGCAACGTGTGGGCAGACCTGAAGGGACTCGCGAAGAACGGGCCTTGGGTGATGATGATCATCATCAGCGTGTTGACCATCATCTGGATCGCGGTGCGTGGTGGTGTCACCATTCACTACTTCAAATACGTGTCCGGTCACACGGAGTGGGGCGGGTATTTCCACCTCACCAGCAACATCGTCCAGTTGGTGGGCGTGTTGTTCACGAAACAGATCGCAGAGTTCCTCGGTGGAAAGCGTCGCGCGTTCATCATCATCAATTTCGCCTCGGCGATTTTCATCGCGCTGTTCTATTTCGTGCCGGCCGACAATCTGCCTCTTCTGATTGGTCACCAGATCATCAGTTGTGCGGTTTCCGCGCCGCTCATGCCGCTCTTCTGGTCGATGATCGCAGACACGGCGGACTGGGGCGCCTGGAAGCTCGGGCAGCGTTCGACGGGTCTGCTGTTCTCCGCTGGCACCTTGTCGCAGAAGATCGGTTGGTCTCTCGGTCCGGCTCTGTCCCTCGTGCTGCTCAACAGCTTCGGCTTCATTGCCAATCAGGATCAGTCCCCGGAGACCATCGAAGGTCTGCGCCTGATCATGAGTTGGATCCCGGCCGGTTTCGCGGTGCTCGCGGGCGTCGCGGTGTTCTTCTACAAGATCACGCCGGAAGTGGAGAAGGAGATGGAGGCAGCGATCGCGGCGAACCGCAGCGACGAAGCGGCGGCGAGCTAA
- the cobA gene encoding uroporphyrinogen-III C-methyltransferase: MASAGIVYLVGAGPGDLGLVTFRARELIASADVLVYDYLVHPDLVSWCASECEVVYVGKKAGFHSVPQAEIEALLVDRAKAGKRVVRLKGGDPYVFGRGGEEARALAADGIRFEVVPGVTAALAAGAYAGIPLTHRNTSSSLVLVTGHEDPNKHELQVDWPALGALRNTTLAIYMGMSRLADIMAGLQKGGLAADTPAAVVQWASLGRQRSVTATVGTLVEAVAEAGLKAPSIIFVGDVVLHQETVDWFEHLSLFGRRIAITRTRGGNSGLREKLEHLGAEVVELPLINVVPDVHRESLIEIVSELGSYDWIVFTSANGVNIFFEQFAKAYDDVRALGLLRFACVGEATARAVRSRWLKVECQPEIATADALADALIATDSLDSAKVIVVTGNRNRETLVKRLEEEGRAIVDVLPLYRTEKLDLSENPAAHDFREKGADAILFASSSAVEAFTAQAKALALEDGAKRPLAGSIGPQTSDTMKQLGMPIAFEAKKPGLDDLVAALVARLAKD; this comes from the coding sequence ATGGCTAGTGCAGGCATCGTTTATCTCGTGGGAGCAGGACCGGGTGACCTCGGTTTGGTGACGTTTCGGGCGCGTGAGTTGATCGCGAGCGCGGATGTTTTGGTTTACGACTATCTGGTCCACCCGGACCTCGTATCGTGGTGTGCGTCCGAATGTGAGGTGGTTTATGTCGGCAAAAAGGCCGGCTTCCACTCGGTGCCGCAGGCCGAGATCGAGGCGCTCTTGGTCGATCGCGCCAAAGCGGGCAAACGCGTGGTGCGCCTCAAGGGCGGCGACCCCTACGTCTTCGGGCGAGGCGGCGAGGAGGCCCGCGCACTGGCGGCGGATGGGATTCGTTTTGAGGTGGTGCCGGGCGTGACGGCCGCGTTGGCCGCGGGCGCATACGCGGGTATTCCGCTGACGCATCGCAATACCAGCTCGTCCCTCGTGCTCGTGACCGGCCATGAGGATCCGAACAAACATGAGCTGCAGGTCGACTGGCCGGCGCTGGGCGCGTTGCGCAACACGACGCTGGCGATCTACATGGGCATGAGTCGTCTCGCCGACATCATGGCAGGCCTGCAAAAAGGCGGGCTCGCGGCCGACACCCCGGCAGCGGTCGTGCAATGGGCCTCGCTCGGTCGCCAACGCAGTGTTACCGCGACGGTCGGGACGTTGGTGGAAGCGGTGGCGGAGGCCGGCCTGAAGGCACCGTCGATCATCTTCGTCGGCGACGTGGTGCTGCACCAGGAGACCGTCGATTGGTTTGAGCACCTTTCGCTCTTCGGTCGTCGCATCGCGATCACCCGCACGCGCGGCGGCAACAGTGGCTTGCGCGAGAAGTTGGAGCACCTCGGCGCCGAAGTCGTGGAGTTGCCGCTGATCAACGTGGTGCCGGATGTGCACCGGGAGAGTCTGATCGAGATCGTGTCGGAGCTCGGCTCCTACGACTGGATCGTTTTCACCAGCGCGAACGGCGTGAATATTTTCTTCGAGCAGTTTGCCAAAGCCTATGACGACGTGCGGGCGTTGGGGCTGCTGCGATTCGCCTGTGTGGGTGAAGCGACGGCGCGGGCGGTGCGCAGTCGTTGGTTGAAGGTGGAGTGTCAGCCCGAGATCGCGACGGCCGATGCGCTGGCGGATGCGCTCATTGCGACTGACAGCCTCGACAGCGCCAAAGTCATCGTGGTGACCGGCAATCGAAATCGCGAAACGCTGGTCAAGCGGCTCGAAGAGGAAGGCCGGGCGATAGTTGATGTGTTGCCGCTTTATCGCACCGAGAAGCTCGACCTGTCGGAGAATCCGGCGGCGCACGATTTCCGGGAAAAGGGCGCCGATGCCATCCTCTTCGCCAGCTCCTCGGCGGTGGAAGCGTTCACCGCGCAAGCCAAGGCCCTCGCGTTGGAAGACGGCGCGAAGCGTCCTCTGGCCGGGTCGATCGGACCGCAAACATCCGACACCATGAAACAGCTGGGCATGCCGATCGCGTTTGAGGCCAAAAAACCTGGACTCGACGATTTGGTCGCCGCCCTCGTGGCGCGGCTGGCGAAAGACTGA
- a CDS encoding DegT/DnrJ/EryC1/StrS family aminotransferase → MKVPFLDLSRVHAALRVEILSSFAATYDAGRFCLGADVVAFEEAFSASAGAPAVGVANGTAALHLAARALDLGPGDDVIVPAFTFIASAWTASYVGARPVFCDIDPKTFNATAETIEAALTPQTKAIVVVHLFGQAADMDPILALAEKHGLPVIEDCAQAHLATYKGKPVGTMGAVGTFSFYPTKNLGGVGEGGAVISQHEALLDKVRLLRVHGSNVRYQHDAVGYNYRLEGLQAGALKVKLAHLPKWTARRREIAARYRAGITLADTVLPQVAPWGDSVYHQFTILQPNRDGLREHLMAAGVGTDLIYPRALHQQPCYAEIGPAEGALPVAEETARTCLSLPIFAELKDEEVDYVIESINAFAG, encoded by the coding sequence ATGAAGGTTCCGTTTCTCGACCTCTCCCGTGTCCACGCCGCGCTGCGGGTGGAAATTCTCTCTTCCTTTGCCGCGACCTACGACGCGGGCCGGTTTTGTCTCGGGGCCGATGTGGTCGCGTTTGAGGAAGCGTTTAGCGCGTCCGCCGGAGCTCCCGCCGTCGGCGTGGCCAACGGCACGGCCGCGCTGCATCTGGCGGCGCGGGCGCTCGATCTCGGGCCCGGGGACGATGTGATCGTGCCGGCCTTTACCTTCATTGCCAGCGCCTGGACGGCGAGCTACGTCGGCGCGCGTCCGGTGTTTTGCGACATCGATCCGAAGACCTTCAATGCGACGGCGGAGACGATCGAAGCCGCGCTTACGCCGCAGACCAAGGCGATCGTGGTGGTGCACCTCTTCGGTCAGGCGGCCGACATGGATCCGATTCTGGCCTTGGCGGAGAAGCACGGCCTGCCGGTGATCGAAGACTGTGCGCAGGCGCATCTCGCCACTTACAAGGGCAAGCCGGTGGGCACGATGGGGGCGGTGGGCACCTTCAGTTTTTACCCGACCAAAAACCTCGGTGGCGTGGGCGAGGGCGGGGCGGTCATTTCGCAGCACGAAGCCCTGCTCGACAAGGTGCGGCTCCTGCGCGTGCACGGTTCCAACGTGCGTTACCAACATGACGCGGTCGGCTACAACTACCGCCTGGAAGGGCTGCAGGCCGGTGCCCTGAAGGTGAAGCTGGCTCACCTGCCGAAGTGGACCGCGCGGCGGCGGGAGATTGCGGCCCGCTATCGTGCGGGTATCACACTGGCGGATACGGTGCTGCCGCAAGTGGCGCCGTGGGGCGATTCGGTCTATCACCAGTTCACTATTTTGCAGCCGAACCGTGATGGTTTGCGGGAGCACCTCATGGCGGCCGGGGTGGGCACCGACCTGATCTACCCGCGTGCCCTGCACCAGCAGCCCTGCTATGCCGAGATCGGTCCGGCGGAAGGTGCGCTGCCGGTCGCGGAAGAGACCGCCCGCACCTGTCTGAGCCTGCCGATCTTCGCGGAACTCAAGGACGAGGAAGTCGATTACGTCATCGAGAGCATCAACGCCTTTGCGGGATGA
- a CDS encoding ABC transporter substrate-binding protein — MKRPILRFLAVGLVAALALVFTSCAKKKPVLHVYIWSDYLADGLVEEFAAANDCEVIVDVYDSNEVMHAKLKGGATGYDLVFPSSYVVGMMADEGLLQKINHDNIPNLKNLDPIFVGNVSIDKKMEWSVPYMTGATGIAYRKDQIDDFDATWTMFGRSKLAGRMTLLDDYREVLGAALKVKGYSLNSIDAAEIEQAADLAIEWKRNIAQFASEAFKAGIASSEFYVVQAWGGDIQQIIDENEDPNIAFALPREGFPMWEDTMAIPSGADNVELAEKFINFLHDPEIAARNTEFNSYLCPNWAAYNHLSEEVLQNPIVVIPQDLLAKGEQIKDVGEHLSKYTAAWDRVKAAQ, encoded by the coding sequence ATGAAAAGACCCATCCTGCGCTTCCTCGCGGTCGGCCTGGTCGCCGCCCTCGCCCTCGTCTTCACCTCCTGCGCCAAGAAGAAGCCGGTGCTGCATGTGTATATCTGGAGTGACTACCTGGCCGATGGTTTGGTCGAGGAGTTCGCCGCCGCCAACGACTGCGAAGTCATCGTCGACGTCTACGACTCCAATGAAGTCATGCACGCCAAGCTCAAGGGCGGCGCCACCGGCTACGACCTCGTGTTTCCGTCCAGCTACGTCGTGGGCATGATGGCCGACGAGGGCCTGCTGCAGAAGATCAACCACGACAACATTCCCAATCTCAAGAACCTCGACCCGATCTTCGTGGGCAACGTTTCCATCGACAAAAAGATGGAGTGGAGCGTGCCCTACATGACCGGCGCCACCGGCATCGCCTACCGCAAGGATCAGATCGATGACTTCGACGCGACCTGGACCATGTTCGGCCGCAGCAAGCTCGCCGGCCGCATGACCCTGCTCGACGACTACCGCGAAGTCCTGGGCGCCGCCCTCAAGGTCAAGGGTTACAGCCTCAACAGCATCGATGCCGCTGAGATCGAGCAGGCCGCCGATCTCGCCATCGAATGGAAGCGCAACATCGCCCAGTTCGCCTCCGAAGCCTTCAAGGCCGGTATCGCCTCCTCCGAGTTCTACGTCGTGCAGGCTTGGGGTGGTGACATCCAGCAGATCATCGATGAGAACGAAGATCCCAACATCGCCTTCGCCCTGCCCCGTGAGGGTTTCCCGATGTGGGAAGACACCATGGCCATCCCGTCCGGCGCCGACAACGTCGAGCTGGCCGAGAAGTTCATCAACTTCCTCCACGATCCGGAGATCGCCGCCCGCAACACCGAGTTCAACTCCTACCTCTGCCCCAACTGGGCCGCCTACAACCACCTCTCCGAAGAGGTGCTGCAGAACCCCATCGTGGTCATCCCGCAGGACCTCCTCGCCAAGGGTGAACAGATCAAGGACGTCGGCGAACACCTCTCCAAATACACCGCCGCCTGGGACCGCGTAAAAGCCGCCCAATAA